The following coding sequences lie in one Polluticoccus soli genomic window:
- the tsaE gene encoding tRNA (adenosine(37)-N6)-threonylcarbamoyltransferase complex ATPase subunit type 1 TsaE, whose product MPTASLQISYSLANIENAVHQFWQYANQYRILAFSGEMGAGKTTFIHHLCDHLKVRDAVSSPTFALINEYHFDDNGTDRVIYHMDWYRLKDDDEAINAGLEDCLLQKDSYSFVEWPEKAINLLPKPYLWLSIEVITPEERTMTIELRA is encoded by the coding sequence ATGCCAACTGCGTCATTACAAATTTCCTATTCTTTAGCCAATATTGAAAATGCTGTTCATCAGTTCTGGCAATATGCTAATCAGTACAGGATATTGGCATTTAGCGGCGAGATGGGAGCTGGTAAAACAACCTTTATACATCACCTTTGCGATCATTTGAAAGTGCGTGATGCTGTGAGCAGTCCAACTTTTGCGCTCATTAATGAGTATCATTTTGATGATAATGGTACCGATCGTGTCATTTATCATATGGACTGGTACCGCTTGAAAGACGATGATGAAGCGATCAATGCGGGATTAGAAGACTGCCTGTTGCAAAAAGATAGCTATTCATTTGTGGAATGGCCGGAGAAAGCAATAAACCTGTTGCCCAAACCTTATCTATGGCTATCTATCGAGGTTATTACCCCCGAAGAACGGACAATGACTATTGAGCTACGCGCTTAG
- a CDS encoding LysE family translocator: MHVFDAALKGILLGLFMAISVGPTLFAVIKYSLNHSYKAGLAFIAGVSLSDIMYVTIANVAASWLEMLNEYKSQIAYVGAGILIVVGLAGLLTKQKPPNPNETKVTISNAHLLRIWTSGFLINTINPGVIITWLAAVTATANTTSFYRIVLFGSCLGLILLVDVCKVFLADAIRRKLTIKRIGLLQKVSAICILVIGVALLVSTAFNIHFKKPGEESAHHHFQSKGSLFFAKA; this comes from the coding sequence ATGCATGTATTCGATGCAGCACTAAAAGGAATATTACTTGGGCTGTTCATGGCTATCTCGGTAGGCCCTACCCTGTTTGCTGTTATTAAATACAGCCTCAACCACAGCTATAAAGCCGGTTTGGCATTTATAGCGGGGGTTTCCCTTAGCGACATTATGTATGTAACTATTGCTAATGTTGCTGCTAGCTGGCTGGAAATGCTGAATGAGTATAAAAGCCAGATAGCATACGTAGGAGCGGGGATCCTGATAGTCGTTGGACTGGCGGGCTTGTTGACAAAACAAAAGCCGCCCAACCCTAATGAAACCAAGGTGACGATCAGCAATGCTCACCTGCTGCGCATCTGGACCAGCGGTTTTCTGATCAATACCATTAATCCGGGGGTTATTATCACATGGCTGGCGGCAGTAACGGCTACAGCAAATACGACCAGCTTTTACCGCATTGTACTCTTTGGGAGCTGCCTGGGATTGATCTTGCTGGTAGACGTATGCAAGGTATTCCTTGCCGATGCTATCCGGAGAAAACTCACCATTAAACGTATTGGCCTCCTCCAAAAGGTATCTGCTATTTGTATCCTGGTGATCGGGGTTGCCTTGCTGGTGAGCACGGCTTTTAACATTCATTTTAAGAAACCGGGGGAAGAATCCGCCCATCACCATTTTCAATCCAAGGGCAGCCTGTTCTTTGCAAAAGCTTAG
- a CDS encoding amidophosphoribosyltransferase, producing the protein MSDAIRHECGLAYIRLLKPLAYYHRKYGTAFYGLNKLYLLMEKQHNRGQDGAGIVTLKLNVEPGHQFMHRLRISGPQAISQIFQNVQQEVSDLEKMYPEIRQYPGLLKGYLRFMGEAMVGHLRYGTQGRNNVEFCHPFLKPNINPTRNLAMAGNFNLVNTDELFSMLDSHPTTTIRESDLGAMIETVHYYLSMADDTNPASLNLEGVLKQATSHFDGGYVCSGLVGNGDSFVMRDANGIRPAYYFKNDEIVVAASERPAIMTAFNVKQEDVHEVKPGHALIVKANGSFSHTQILPEKEIKSCSFERIYFSRGSDPEIYKERKQLGRNLAGKVLQMLDNDLKNTIVSFIPNTAETAFYGLIKGLEQYLNEIKIQRITARNLSEEEMRELISRRVRIEKIAIKDVKMRTFITEDASRNEMVQHVYDITYGTVQKDVDTLVVIDDSIVRGTTLRESIIKMLDRLGPKRIIIVSSAPQIRYPDCYGIDMSRMGDFIAFQAAVELLKERGMTNILEEAFNKCKTAQDANNLQQENFVKAVYEPFTADEVSKKIAQMLRPDDVNAEVDIVYQSIEGLYDACPKNHGDWYFTGNYPTPGGNRVANKAFMNYMERKEGRGY; encoded by the coding sequence ATGTCAGACGCGATACGCCACGAATGTGGTCTTGCATACATACGCCTGCTGAAACCGCTGGCTTACTACCACCGCAAATACGGAACAGCCTTTTACGGCCTGAACAAATTATACCTGCTGATGGAAAAGCAGCACAACCGCGGCCAGGACGGCGCAGGTATAGTTACACTCAAGCTGAATGTTGAGCCAGGGCATCAGTTCATGCACAGGCTGCGCATCAGCGGTCCGCAAGCCATCTCCCAGATATTTCAGAATGTACAACAGGAAGTAAGCGACCTGGAAAAGATGTACCCTGAGATACGCCAGTACCCCGGCCTGCTGAAAGGTTACCTGAGATTCATGGGTGAGGCTATGGTCGGACACCTGAGGTATGGTACTCAGGGAAGGAACAACGTGGAATTCTGCCACCCCTTCCTGAAGCCAAACATCAACCCCACCCGCAACCTGGCTATGGCGGGCAACTTCAACCTGGTAAATACTGATGAGCTGTTCTCTATGCTGGACTCTCATCCTACCACTACTATACGCGAAAGCGACCTGGGCGCAATGATCGAGACTGTGCATTATTACCTGAGCATGGCCGACGACACCAACCCCGCATCTCTGAACCTGGAAGGTGTACTAAAACAAGCAACCAGCCATTTCGATGGCGGATATGTATGTAGCGGCCTTGTAGGTAACGGCGACAGCTTCGTGATGAGGGATGCCAACGGTATCCGTCCAGCTTACTACTTTAAGAACGATGAGATCGTTGTAGCTGCTTCAGAACGCCCTGCGATCATGACGGCTTTTAACGTGAAACAGGAAGATGTGCATGAGGTGAAACCGGGCCACGCACTCATAGTGAAGGCAAATGGCAGCTTCAGCCATACCCAGATACTCCCGGAAAAAGAGATCAAATCGTGCAGCTTCGAGCGCATCTACTTCAGTCGCGGTAGCGATCCTGAAATATATAAGGAACGTAAACAGCTTGGCCGCAACCTTGCAGGCAAAGTGTTGCAGATGCTCGATAACGACCTGAAAAACACCATAGTTTCTTTCATACCCAATACGGCCGAGACGGCGTTTTATGGTTTGATAAAGGGCCTGGAACAGTACCTGAACGAGATCAAAATACAGCGTATTACTGCCCGCAACCTGAGCGAGGAAGAAATGCGTGAACTGATAAGCCGCCGTGTTCGTATCGAGAAGATCGCCATCAAGGATGTTAAAATGCGCACCTTCATTACCGAGGACGCATCGCGCAACGAGATGGTGCAACACGTATATGACATTACCTATGGTACTGTTCAAAAAGACGTTGACACACTGGTAGTAATAGATGACTCCATTGTGCGTGGCACTACCCTGCGCGAAAGCATTATCAAAATGCTAGACAGGCTGGGACCAAAACGCATCATCATTGTTTCCTCAGCTCCACAGATACGCTACCCCGACTGCTACGGTATCGACATGAGCCGTATGGGCGATTTCATCGCTTTCCAGGCAGCCGTAGAACTGCTGAAGGAAAGGGGCATGACCAACATTCTGGAAGAGGCTTTCAACAAGTGTAAGACTGCCCAGGATGCAAACAACCTCCAGCAGGAAAACTTTGTAAAGGCAGTCTATGAGCCATTTACGGCCGACGAGGTGAGCAAGAAAATTGCCCAGATGTTGCGTCCGGACGACGTGAATGCGGAGGTGGACATTGTATATCAATCGATAGAAGGATTGTACGATGCCTGCCCCAAAAACCACGGCGACTGGTACTTTACCGGCAACTACCCTACACCGGGCGGTAACCGTGTAGCCAACAAAGCCTTCATGAATTATATGGAGCGCAAAGAAGGCCGCGGATACTAG
- a CDS encoding T9SS type A sorting domain-containing protein, which translates to MINIINKEMEECEVMLVDINGYVHYETVLAPNAGLDIDLRELLTGIYTLIFQTTHTSFTQQIVKY; encoded by the coding sequence ATGATAAACATAATCAACAAAGAGATGGAGGAATGTGAAGTGATGCTGGTAGACATCAATGGTTATGTTCACTACGAGACGGTGCTTGCCCCCAATGCGGGCCTTGACATTGACCTGCGAGAGTTGTTGACGGGTATCTATACACTGATATTCCAGACAACACATACCAGCTTTACACAGCAGATAGTAAAATACTAA
- a CDS encoding M1 family metallopeptidase codes for MNKLIYALLLAAVPCLTQAQSNSEYSGKNNELYWKNRRPDNAYWQQDVHYKIDAEIDETAHTIDASETLEYVNNSPDTLTYVYFHLFQNAFVKGSYLHDLEEASGIKVQMGRYEAQGFGTVVQNLKVDSKEVKFELDNTILKVYLPRPLYPGGKTSFTMNFKTYWDNGATRRRMKMYDAWGFKHYNGVQWFPKICVYDRKFGWDTYQHLNKEFYGDFGTFDVSLNFPSNYVVEATGALQNRNEVLPDALREKLDIKNFKNKKWNEAPSTITPYVKGERKTWHYKASNVHDFAFTADPSYRIATTYWKGIECVGIAQEPHAAGWQNSAEYVAKIIKTFSEDIGMYQYPKMVAADAADGMEYPMLTLDGGSDPGYRGLLVHELAHNWFYGMVGSNETYRAALDEGFTQFLTAWGLRRIDGDTLVAAKPKSKYRRKFYEPEIVADKRVFVAYTYDALNKEELPLNTHSNDFHNALGHEGGYRGVYYKTASMLYNLQYTLGDSLFQAALQHYFDQWRFAHPYFEDFRSSIIQYTNVDLNWFFDQWIETTKTIDYDIDGIKRIDDNDSFAIKFERKGQMQMPIDFTVTAKDGSLHSFHIPNTWFTKKTDATVLPKWYGWGKLNEEYTANVQVPSGIKHVQLDTSLRLADVDWTNNYKTRGLLPVSSKAIATKLDGGLAAPWDRTHYRLYVRPDLWWNLVDGVKAGVHFEGDYLYSLYKLDATVWLNTHFLQGDDYLVFQSEDWYNRYVPINYTFNFVTPLSKAMPHLKLQVNSRLLDGLWYHRGGFNCQHDNNTLQLYAQTMWRPLAYDRDYLIYPNEWSSARAHPNSSANAVATHSYSYKRGVGNFSFALRAPLLTGNSEDDFNYAYAQLDARNYNNLGKLEVRTRLFGRYGTGTNVPYESALFLAGANPEELMENKYTRSVGFVPNDWRTITGTDMNHFQQGGGLNLRGFAGYFVADDKEGKLLIGYKGRSGASANIEVDFDNYIKLRPKFTRNWLHTDVYLFADAGAIEMSSASDLNQYWNVTPTTTWSAIRADAGLGLAFTIKNWGVFEKAKPLTLRFDMPIVINRPPFANPDYAAFRWVVGVNRCF; via the coding sequence ATGAATAAACTTATATATGCCCTGCTTCTTGCGGCTGTTCCATGCCTGACACAGGCCCAGTCTAATAGTGAGTACAGTGGCAAGAACAACGAGCTATACTGGAAGAACCGTCGTCCGGATAACGCCTACTGGCAGCAGGATGTACACTACAAGATCGATGCGGAGATAGATGAAACAGCGCATACCATCGATGCTTCGGAAACCCTGGAGTATGTGAACAACTCTCCTGATACACTCACTTATGTTTATTTCCACCTGTTCCAGAACGCTTTTGTAAAGGGCTCTTACCTCCATGACCTGGAGGAGGCGAGTGGGATTAAGGTGCAGATGGGCAGGTATGAGGCCCAAGGGTTTGGTACCGTAGTTCAAAATCTGAAAGTGGATAGTAAAGAGGTAAAGTTCGAACTGGATAACACGATCTTAAAAGTATATCTGCCCAGGCCGCTGTATCCTGGCGGCAAGACCAGCTTTACCATGAACTTTAAAACCTACTGGGACAACGGTGCTACGCGACGCCGTATGAAGATGTACGATGCCTGGGGCTTCAAGCATTATAACGGTGTACAGTGGTTCCCTAAAATATGCGTGTACGATCGCAAGTTTGGCTGGGATACCTATCAGCACCTTAATAAAGAATTTTATGGCGACTTCGGCACCTTCGATGTGTCGCTCAACTTCCCTTCTAACTATGTAGTAGAAGCTACAGGTGCACTGCAAAACCGCAATGAAGTACTGCCTGACGCCCTGCGTGAAAAGTTGGACATCAAAAACTTCAAGAACAAGAAATGGAATGAAGCACCTTCTACTATTACTCCTTATGTAAAGGGCGAGCGCAAAACATGGCACTATAAAGCCAGTAATGTGCACGACTTTGCATTCACTGCCGATCCTTCTTACCGCATTGCAACCACTTATTGGAAAGGTATCGAGTGTGTGGGTATTGCACAGGAGCCGCATGCTGCCGGCTGGCAGAACTCAGCTGAGTATGTAGCAAAGATCATCAAGACCTTCTCTGAAGACATTGGCATGTACCAGTACCCTAAGATGGTGGCTGCTGACGCTGCAGATGGCATGGAATACCCAATGCTGACACTGGATGGTGGCTCGGACCCTGGTTACCGAGGCCTGCTGGTGCACGAGCTCGCACACAACTGGTTTTACGGCATGGTAGGCAGCAACGAAACTTATCGCGCTGCGCTGGATGAAGGTTTTACCCAGTTCCTCACTGCATGGGGTCTTCGCCGCATAGATGGGGATACGCTGGTGGCAGCCAAGCCTAAATCTAAATACCGCCGCAAATTCTACGAGCCGGAGATAGTAGCAGATAAGCGTGTATTCGTTGCTTATACTTATGATGCGTTGAATAAAGAGGAGTTGCCTCTAAATACTCATTCTAACGACTTCCACAATGCACTGGGACATGAAGGTGGTTATCGTGGTGTGTATTACAAAACTGCTTCTATGCTGTACAACCTGCAGTATACTCTGGGTGATTCTTTATTCCAGGCTGCTCTGCAACATTATTTCGATCAATGGCGTTTTGCTCATCCGTATTTCGAAGACTTCCGCAGCTCTATCATTCAATACACCAATGTTGATCTCAACTGGTTCTTTGATCAATGGATCGAGACAACCAAAACTATCGATTATGATATCGACGGTATTAAACGTATCGATGACAATGACAGCTTTGCCATCAAGTTTGAGCGTAAGGGACAGATGCAGATGCCGATAGACTTTACTGTTACGGCAAAAGACGGTAGCCTGCATAGCTTCCACATTCCAAATACCTGGTTTACCAAAAAGACAGACGCGACTGTGTTGCCGAAATGGTATGGCTGGGGCAAGCTGAACGAAGAGTATACAGCAAATGTCCAGGTGCCGTCAGGTATCAAACATGTTCAGCTCGATACCTCGCTGAGACTTGCTGATGTAGACTGGACCAATAACTATAAAACACGTGGTTTGCTGCCAGTAAGCTCTAAAGCTATTGCTACCAAACTTGATGGAGGTCTCGCAGCTCCATGGGATAGGACTCATTATCGTCTTTATGTTCGTCCTGATCTCTGGTGGAACCTGGTTGACGGTGTCAAAGCAGGTGTTCACTTCGAGGGCGACTATCTCTACAGCCTGTACAAGCTAGATGCAACCGTATGGCTCAATACACACTTTTTGCAAGGCGATGACTACCTGGTATTCCAGAGCGAAGATTGGTACAACAGGTATGTGCCTATCAACTATACATTCAATTTTGTAACACCGCTATCTAAAGCTATGCCTCACCTGAAACTGCAGGTGAACAGCAGGTTGCTTGACGGTTTGTGGTATCATCGCGGTGGCTTCAATTGCCAGCACGACAACAATACACTACAGCTATATGCTCAAACTATGTGGCGCCCATTGGCATACGATCGGGATTACCTGATCTATCCGAACGAATGGAGCAGCGCCAGGGCTCATCCAAATTCCTCGGCCAATGCAGTGGCAACGCATAGTTATAGCTATAAACGTGGCGTAGGTAATTTCAGTTTTGCACTGCGTGCACCACTCCTGACAGGTAATAGCGAGGATGATTTCAACTATGCTTACGCCCAGCTCGATGCTCGTAATTACAACAATCTTGGCAAGCTGGAAGTACGCACACGTTTATTCGGTCGCTATGGGACTGGTACCAACGTGCCATATGAAAGCGCATTGTTCCTGGCAGGAGCTAACCCCGAAGAGCTGATGGAGAACAAATACACCCGTAGTGTGGGCTTTGTTCCCAACGACTGGAGGACCATCACCGGTACTGATATGAACCATTTCCAGCAGGGTGGTGGTCTTAACCTCCGCGGTTTTGCAGGTTACTTTGTAGCCGATGATAAAGAAGGTAAACTGCTGATCGGTTATAAAGGCCGTAGCGGTGCTTCTGCCAATATTGAGGTTGACTTCGACAACTATATTAAGCTGCGTCCTAAGTTTACCCGCAACTGGCTGCATACCGATGTGTACCTGTTCGCAGACGCTGGTGCCATTGAGATGAGCAGCGCCTCCGACCTTAATCAATATTGGAACGTAACACCGACCACCACCTGGAGCGCTATTCGCGCCGATGCAGGTTTAGGTCTTGCATTCACTATCAAGAATTGGGGCGTATTTGAAAAGGCCAAGCCGCTCACACTGCGCTTCGATATGCCGATCGTTATTAACAGGCCACCATTCGCCAATCCTGACTACGCGGCCTTCCGCTGGGTAGTAGGAGTGAACAGGTGCTTCTAG